In Salinarimonas sp., a genomic segment contains:
- a CDS encoding ATP-binding protein, with protein MTQRTLVRSLTDPGFYVGTVTGATAGSAVVNLPHAAARTERRGLSRGTVGDFVFVDCEDARILGRIVEVKVPDRERLALEPKIGSAPDSNPIGLIQLLATVRVSTRKLRRGVASFPKVGDAVFLADPSTVSQLFRSATHDDGGLNFIVGELDTAFGSEISLSAEKLFGRHCGVLGATGGGKSWTVASLIEQVAAAGGRAFLFDPTGEFGSVAGIKRHLAFGRAENGETLVYFPYTSMTESDLFALVNPSGQSQGPRLRDAVQSLKLVSAMRGQERPGLLVDNGLIYKRGQPRKPFLDALIEYGKEVNLSACRFDIEKLSDQIANECVRTGAPGKWGGDDQQMLSYCETMIARIRTQTNSAEMQCLFGREGEPLAKMLREFVSSQESGVIRISFKHVSFEHNTRELLMNIIGRYLLNCARNRVMSDKPVLVFLDEAHQFIGRIIGDTYGNVSLDAFGLIAKEGRKYGLNVILATQRPRDIPADVLSQLGTLIVHRLTNEGDRSIVEKACGDLDREAARFIPTLGPGEAIIIGPDVPAPLPVKIREPSKPPQSDGPRFARHWGVLTPPQSSQPAPPPPASHLPRETPEISFSPDDVPAPPPASPEASG; from the coding sequence ATGACACAAAGAACCCTTGTTCGAAGTCTGACCGATCCTGGCTTCTATGTGGGGACTGTGACAGGCGCGACCGCGGGTAGCGCTGTCGTTAATTTGCCGCATGCAGCGGCTCGCACCGAGCGTCGCGGCCTATCTCGCGGTACCGTAGGTGACTTCGTCTTTGTGGATTGCGAGGATGCCCGTATCCTGGGGCGTATCGTGGAGGTTAAGGTCCCCGATCGCGAGCGCCTTGCCCTAGAGCCAAAAATTGGTTCTGCCCCCGATTCCAATCCGATAGGGCTGATACAGCTGCTCGCAACGGTGCGGGTCTCGACGCGAAAATTACGGCGAGGTGTCGCAAGTTTTCCTAAGGTCGGCGACGCAGTATTTCTCGCCGACCCATCGACCGTAAGCCAGTTGTTTCGTTCTGCAACACACGATGACGGCGGCCTCAATTTCATCGTTGGAGAGCTCGATACCGCGTTCGGGTCAGAAATATCTCTCTCGGCGGAGAAACTCTTTGGACGCCACTGTGGGGTACTAGGGGCCACAGGAGGCGGTAAGAGTTGGACCGTAGCCAGTCTCATTGAGCAGGTTGCGGCTGCCGGTGGCCGTGCATTCCTTTTCGACCCGACGGGCGAATTCGGATCTGTAGCGGGCATCAAAAGGCACCTTGCATTTGGAAGGGCGGAGAACGGCGAGACGCTTGTTTACTTTCCGTACACATCGATGACGGAGAGCGATCTGTTCGCTCTGGTCAATCCTTCGGGACAGAGCCAAGGTCCGCGGCTTCGCGATGCGGTCCAGAGCTTAAAATTGGTTTCGGCGATGAGAGGGCAGGAAAGGCCCGGGCTACTTGTAGATAATGGCTTGATTTACAAAAGAGGGCAGCCGAGAAAGCCGTTCTTAGATGCCCTTATCGAATATGGGAAAGAGGTAAATTTATCTGCTTGTCGCTTTGATATTGAGAAGTTGTCTGATCAAATCGCGAATGAATGTGTCCGTACTGGTGCGCCCGGTAAGTGGGGTGGTGATGATCAGCAAATGCTCAGTTACTGCGAGACTATGATAGCGAGAATTCGTACGCAGACAAATTCGGCTGAAATGCAATGTCTTTTTGGACGTGAAGGAGAGCCTCTTGCGAAAATGTTGCGCGAATTTGTTTCGTCACAAGAGAGTGGAGTGATAAGGATCTCTTTTAAACATGTGAGTTTTGAGCATAATACACGCGAATTACTAATGAATATTATCGGAAGATACTTGTTAAATTGTGCTCGTAATAGGGTTATGTCAGACAAGCCGGTGCTGGTTTTTCTTGATGAGGCGCATCAATTCATAGGGAGAATTATCGGTGATACATATGGAAACGTCTCCCTGGACGCGTTCGGCTTGATCGCCAAAGAGGGGCGGAAGTACGGCCTCAACGTCATCCTCGCGACCCAAAGACCTCGAGATATTCCAGCCGACGTTCTTAGTCAGCTCGGCACGCTAATCGTGCATCGCCTGACCAACGAGGGTGATCGTTCAATAGTTGAGAAGGCGTGCGGAGATCTTGACCGAGAGGCTGCACGCTTCATTCCAACTTTGGGCCCGGGAGAAGCGATCATCATTGGGCCGGATGTTCCAGCCCCGTTGCCGGTGAAAATACGGGAACCTTCAAAGCCACCTCAGTCGGATGGGCCGCGTTTTGCGCGGCACTGGGGTGTCCTCACCCCACCACAATCATCACAGCCCGCTCCACCTCCGCCAGCTTCTCATCTTCCACGCGAGACACCCGAGATATCATTCTCTCCAGACGACGTGCCCGCTCCCCCGCCGGCGTCACCGGAGGCGTCGGGCTGA
- a CDS encoding SIR2 family protein → MALEAALLNALNATNLVMLTGAGSSFCVRNEVAGKRKDMAAPSLVDLWKVAKDSIGDKSFKKVLEIIPGGDQLKEKEIELLLTKCKLYLELHGEKGAGFQEVLDFVSCAERAILRSVDFIDEESTLTAHQSLIRKLGRRGARKHRAKIFTTNYDLAFEYAARKQVFSIIDGFSTAAPPAYDRTNFDLDFVRRSDGDEFPDFIENVLHLYKLHGSVDWRRRGSEIYRSRETDGDPVLIYPRNSKFQESFEPPYLDLMASFQTALRRPDTALLVSGFSFSDSHIAHPVLAALESNLRFRIIVCDVSFVPWGKLDDATMEVFHEAQENDFFHKILALAQLGDHRITLINGRFEDFIDAIPDLMAQTEREELAGRIATMKVLS, encoded by the coding sequence ATGGCGCTCGAAGCGGCTCTGTTAAATGCTCTCAACGCTACTAATTTGGTTATGCTGACCGGTGCCGGTTCCTCATTCTGCGTTCGGAATGAAGTTGCAGGTAAGCGAAAAGATATGGCGGCACCAAGCCTAGTAGATTTATGGAAAGTAGCTAAAGATTCGATTGGTGACAAATCATTCAAAAAGGTTCTTGAGATAATTCCTGGAGGCGATCAGCTTAAGGAAAAAGAAATTGAGCTTCTTTTGACGAAATGTAAACTATATCTAGAGTTACATGGGGAGAAAGGGGCCGGTTTTCAAGAAGTGCTAGACTTTGTCTCCTGTGCGGAGCGAGCCATTCTAAGGTCAGTTGATTTCATTGATGAAGAAAGTACATTGACAGCGCATCAGAGTCTTATACGCAAGCTAGGTCGCCGAGGTGCTCGCAAGCATAGGGCAAAAATCTTCACAACCAACTATGATCTTGCTTTTGAATATGCAGCAAGAAAGCAGGTATTTAGTATTATTGATGGGTTCTCAACGGCGGCCCCGCCTGCGTATGATAGGACCAATTTCGATTTAGATTTTGTACGGAGATCGGATGGCGACGAATTTCCTGATTTCATCGAAAATGTCCTGCATCTGTATAAGCTACACGGTTCCGTAGATTGGCGCCGCCGCGGAAGCGAGATATACCGTTCCCGCGAGACTGATGGGGATCCAGTTCTAATCTATCCGAGAAACTCAAAGTTTCAAGAGTCTTTCGAGCCACCTTACCTCGATCTCATGGCATCTTTCCAGACTGCACTCAGAAGGCCAGATACCGCTCTCCTCGTCTCGGGCTTCAGCTTCAGCGACTCGCATATCGCGCACCCTGTTCTTGCCGCTCTGGAAAGCAATTTGAGGTTTCGAATAATAGTGTGCGATGTTTCGTTTGTGCCCTGGGGGAAGCTGGATGATGCTACGATGGAGGTTTTCCACGAAGCGCAAGAAAATGACTTCTTCCATAAAATACTTGCCTTAGCTCAATTGGGAGATCATCGAATTACGCTGATTAATGGCCGATTTGAAGATTTTATCGATGCTATTCCAGATTTGATGGCTCAGACTGAGCGCGAAGAGCTTGCCGGCCGGATCGCGACAATGAAGGTTTTATCATGA